The genomic interval gataattttttgaaagtttcaagggagaaatgagaagtactaatcttgagggtcttagtgatggtctTGGGAAGaccaggggcttgaggataaggaccaaaatgcaaaagaaaatctTAAGAGGGCTAAACTGCAATTTTcgaaaatctgccaaagcatggAAGATCTGGCAgcaatttttggccaaaaaatccAAAGATTTGGGCAGTAaatctcgtcagggcatggccaagggtAGTTTAGGAGGCGTGTGGGAGAAGACATGGTCGGAAATTGGCCACATGTGGGtcggttttggcctataaatagcaagggtTCTTGGCCGAATTTGGAGTAGCAAATCGCTCGAGTTTGAGGACGAATCAAGGGAAGCCAACaaggggcttttgatctttgaggcaagaggagcatttctggtaagtttcgtGAGTTTTCAAGGTGGTTTGAAGGTGTTACAAGGGTGGCCGAAAAGTTGCATGCGGTGGCCGGATCGGGATTGATTTTGTCGGATTTAAAGTCCTTCCGGTGGTCGTTTCGGGCACCTAAGGGTACCCTTGTGATCGACGAAGAGAGAGCTTCTAGGAGGTGTGGTCGGGGTCAAATTCCGGTCGTCGGCCGGCGACTAGCTCGTCGGAGAAGACGATGTGCGTGCAGTGCACACGCTGTCTTCACTAGCAGAAACGCGCCTAGGCGAATGGGGGCACGTGCAGGTGAGTtactttccaatttttttttgtattactcctggaaaattattttaggaattgttatgcaaaaatatttggtgaaaaaggtttgtagatatttattttggattattagtgagaaaatgggagaaaaaaataggaaaatgtgaggaaattaaggagaaaattttattttgataattgttggataaatatgatgattagggtgccttacGGCTTAAAGTGAAGTGACTCATGTGAAGTTCGAGgtgggcacgcaaattgaggcataTCACGCTTTTCGAGGAAATCAAGTTgcgtctaaaggtgagtggttctatcgaaaaacttgtttgtggcatatgaatggtttattgtgagtgttcatccctatgacTAGGGTTATTGATGGTTTTTCAAATGATTATTTACACCTGTATTAAATTTCGTatgataaattgcatacattgaaatattaattttatgttatgcatgttatgattttcggcattggcatgttatgtgttgtttatatgggacgtgggttgttaacctgtgacgtagcctcgagtgacagcactcgggatacAAAGACCTGTATGTACTCATTGTGGTTATAGTGGGCACACAATTGAGAAATGTTATAAGCTTCATGGCTATCCTCTAGGATACAAACCTAGGCAAAGGAACAATATGAATCAGTCAAAGTCTAATCAAATCAATTCTGCCATTAATCAGGTGAATGGTGATGGGACTAATCAAGTAAAGAGTCAAGACATGGACAATTTTATGCAGTCTTTGACTCCCACACAGTATCAAAATCTACTAAGTATGTTGGGTACTCATCTGTCTGATGTTAAGATTGATGCGAATGCTTCAAAAACCTCTGATCAGGCGTCAGGTATATGTTTTTCAACAAATTCTAATAGTATTTTTATGGACTTCTGAAGCAATTTTATTGATAATCAAAGTACTTATTTATACAacttatttaaaacaaaaaaaatataaaaactgcAGCCAAATTTGCTGCATCTTACATAGCagaaaaaattcctaaaaaataattgaaaactaAATCAAGCCTAACACAAGTTTGACAACTTCAATTCCATGTCAGCATTAAATCCTAacttatttgattatttcagCATCTTTATAAGTCATtattcaacactcctccttgactTTGAGGGTGCAAATGCaaagcattttaattttagcatgCCTTGGATATAACATATGGGCATTTTATGGTTTATAGTTATGAGGCATAGGTTTGGTTATGGGTTTTGGGGCATAGGCATTTTTTTGGGGCATAGGCATGGATATGGTTTTTTGAatagagttaaaataactcctcctcctcatgTTGGTCAGCAGTAGCTCTAGCTTCTCCTTCTTGTTGTTGTGATCTGCACACAATTGTGATGTGACCTAGTTGACCACATTTGTTGCACTTTATATCGGGCCTCCACCAACACTTGTGTTGTGGatgattgatttttttgtagtatgGGCAAGGTGGATAATTTTCACTATTGTTGTTTCCAACATTTGCAAGTTTCTTGTTGTGATTCCAAACTTTTTTTCACTGGTGAGCCTTGTTTGTGCCTGCAAAGCTCCTTCGACGACTCCTCCTATCCTCACAAGccttctttgttcttgagcCTGTAAAACATTAAGTAACTCTGCCAAGAAAATGCTTGACagatcttttgcattttctagaGAAGAGATGGTGACTTTATATCTCTCTAGAAGTGtaacaagtattttttcaatGATTCTTTAATCAGGAAAATCCTTACCTAGCCTCACTTTGTTAGCAAGGGCTAAGCAACATGTCAATGTACTCCTTCACAGTTTCTGACTCATTCATTCTTTGCATTTCAAACTCTCTTATCAAGTTTAACACTTGCATATTCTTCACTCGTTCATTgccttaatatttttctttgagaTGATCCCAAATGGCTCTTGCTAAAGACATGTTcatgatttttgtgaaaatattagGAGAAACTGTAGCATACAAGTAGGCCATGGCTTTAGCCTTCCTTGTCTTCCTCTCCTTGTGAATCTTTATTTGGTTCATGGTTGGATTGGTCGGCAAATCAACGACTTTGTAGTCTTGCTCAATTCCTTCCCAAAGATCTTGTGCCTTGAGATGGACTTCCATTTTGCAGATTGTTGgcttaaattttctcttaacTCACAGGTCTCTCAAGAAAatatgctttgataccaattgttgatatttttatgGACTTTTTAAGCAATTTTATTGATAAtcaaagtatttatttatataacttatttaaaatagaaaaaatataaaaagtgcAGCCAAATCTGCTCCATGttacataacaaaaaaattcctaaaacaatagcTAAAAACTAGATCAAACTTAACACAACTTTGACAACTTCTATTCCATGTCAGCATTAAATCCTAACTCATTTGACTATTTTAGTAGCATCATAAGTCATtattcaatacatatatatatatatatatattctccatGTCGAAGATTAATTTTTCCGTTTGGTGACCTTGATAACCAATTGAAAAGACTATTATGTtgataattatcattaattctCTCCGCGTAAACTGAACAAACCCCACCCACAAAGATTAATTTACAACCGCACAaaatttttaatactaattCTCTTGGACCCAGAATGTTGTCAACGTCAATAATAATTCGATCAAACTTTAGAATTTTGTAGATTGTTGGTTTACTTCCTATATCAGGTTTAATGCATGGTAAAACTGAGTCTGACTACATGGATATAAACCGAACCATGCATACATATTGAATACTTGTTCCAAATTATCCCCGCgactaaaatatcattttatataattaattttattattaggcTCCTGGAACTTGATCTAAATCGGCCTTGctcctttttttgtttaatttaaacaaGACTGGGTCTGATTATAGTTGCGTACGTGCACAAAAGTACACCGCCCGgtttaaacttaaattaatgCATGTTTTTCTATTCAGATCAAGATTGAGTTGGGCCAATTGATGAGTTACGAATAACTTACTGTCCGGGCTTTTAATTAGTTAACACAAACTGTTAAAGTCTGTTATCATCCACCATTAATTCGCAAATGGATATTCAAATACCAGTTAGCATCAATGAGTATATACATTTCATCTTTTTAACCTTGACAGACGCTAAACGATTGATTGGTCGGAGATTTAATGATGAGTCAGTGCAAAGTGACCTGAAAGTTTGGCCTTTCAAAGTTGTAGCTGGTCAAGGGGATAAGCCCATGATCCAGGTCACCTACAAAGATAAGCAGAAGCAATTTGCTGCGGAGGAGATATCATCAATGGTACTCCTGAAGATGCGAGAGATTGCAGaggcctttcttggatcaactGTAAAGGACGCGGTTGTCACTGTTCCGGCCTACTTCAATGACTCACAGCGCCAGGCCACCAAGGATGCTGGACTTATTGCTGGCTTGAATGTCATGAGCATCTTAAATGAGCCCACTGCTGCTGCCATTGCCTATGGGTTGGAAATGAATGCGGGTAGTGATATAGACAAAAATGTGCTTATCTTTGATCTTGGTGGGGGGACTTTTGATGTCTCGCTTTTGACTATGAAGCAGGGTGTCTTTGAAGTGAAGGCCACAACAGGTGACACTCACCTTGGTGGGCAAGACTTTGATAATAGAATGGTGAACTATTTCGTTGAGGAGTTCAAGAGGAGGCAAAAGAAGAACATAATAGGAAGCCCCAAAGCTCTTCAGAGGCTAAGGACTGCTTGTGAGAGAGCAAAAAGGCATCTCTCATTGACTACAGAAACCACCATTGATATCGATTGTCTATTCGAGGGTATTGATTTCTTCACAACAGTTACTCGTGCTAAATTTGAGGATCTCAACATGGATCTCTTCAAGAAGTGTATAGAGCTGGTTGAAAAATGTTTAACGGATGCCAATGTGAGCAAAAGCAGCATCCATGATGTTGTCCTTGTTGGTGGCTCTGCAAGAATTCCTAAGGTGCAGCAGATGTTGCAGGATTTATTCAACGGAAAGGAACTATGCAAGAGTATCAACCCTGATGAGGCTGTTGCCTACGGTGCAGCTGTTCGAGCTGCAATTTTGGGTGGAAACGCTACCGAGAAAATCCATGACCTAGTATTATTGGATGTTACCCCT from Diospyros lotus cultivar Yz01 chromosome 8, ASM1463336v1, whole genome shotgun sequence carries:
- the LOC127808691 gene encoding heat shock cognate 70 kDa protein-like isoform X2 — its product is MDNFMQSLTPTQYQNLLSMLGTHLSDVKIDANASKTSDQASDAKRLIGRRFNDESVQSDLKVWPFKVVAGQGDKPMIQVTYKDKQKQFAAEEISSMVLLKMREIAEAFLGSTVKDAVVTVPAYFNDSQRQATKDAGLIAGLNVMSILNEPTAAAIAYGLEMNAGSDIDKNVLIFDLGGGTFDVSLLTMKQGVFEVKATTGDTHLGGQDFDNRMVNYFVEEFKRRQKKNIIGSPKALQRLRTACERAKRHLSLTTETTIDIDCLFEGIDFFTTVTRAKFEDLNMDLFKKCIELVEKCLTDANVSKSSIHDVVLVGGSARIPKVQQMLQDLFNGKELCKSINPDEAVAYGAAVRAAILGGNATEKIHDLVLLDVTPLSLGIGISAGGGVMSVVVPRNTSIPTKKKEGFTTAHDNQASILIKVYQGERTRVSDNHFLGEFLFANIPPAPASSPKIGVCFEIDANGILRVSAEEKATSQTCGITITNENARLSKEEIDRMLQEAMKYRAEDEELKRKMEAKNALEVYVYKLKNALLDQNITTKLSPAQKREMGEAIEEATEWLDCNRFSEVLKFEEKQHHLESIWNPIITKIYK
- the LOC127808691 gene encoding heat shock cognate 70 kDa protein-like isoform X3; protein product: MIQVTYKDKQKQFAAEEISSMVLLKMREIAEAFLGSTVKDAVVTVPAYFNDSQRQATKDAGLIAGLNVMSILNEPTAAAIAYGLEMNAGSDIDKNVLIFDLGGGTFDVSLLTMKQGVFEVKATTGDTHLGGQDFDNRMVNYFVEEFKRRQKKNIIGSPKALQRLRTACERAKRHLSLTTETTIDIDCLFEGIDFFTTVTRAKFEDLNMDLFKKCIELVEKCLTDANVSKSSIHDVVLVGGSARIPKVQQMLQDLFNGKELCKSINPDEAVAYGAAVRAAILGGNATEKIHDLVLLDVTPLSLGIGISAGGGVMSVVVPRNTSIPTKKKEGFTTAHDNQASILIKVYQGERTRVSDNHFLGEFLFANIPPAPASSPKIGVCFEIDANGILRVSAEEKATSQTCGITITNENARLSKEEIDRMLQEAMKYRAEDEELKRKMEAKNALEVYVYKLKNALLDQNITTKLSPAQKREMGEAIEEATEWLDCNRFSEVLKFEEKQHHLESIWNPIITKIYK
- the LOC127808691 gene encoding heat shock cognate 70 kDa protein-like isoform X1, whose amino-acid sequence is MAGNGGRPAIGIDLGTTYSCVGVWRQHHERVEIIANDQGNRTTPSYVAFTAAERLIGEGAKNQVAVNSINTIFDAKRLIGRRFNDESVQSDLKVWPFKVVAGQGDKPMIQVTYKDKQKQFAAEEISSMVLLKMREIAEAFLGSTVKDAVVTVPAYFNDSQRQATKDAGLIAGLNVMSILNEPTAAAIAYGLEMNAGSDIDKNVLIFDLGGGTFDVSLLTMKQGVFEVKATTGDTHLGGQDFDNRMVNYFVEEFKRRQKKNIIGSPKALQRLRTACERAKRHLSLTTETTIDIDCLFEGIDFFTTVTRAKFEDLNMDLFKKCIELVEKCLTDANVSKSSIHDVVLVGGSARIPKVQQMLQDLFNGKELCKSINPDEAVAYGAAVRAAILGGNATEKIHDLVLLDVTPLSLGIGISAGGGVMSVVVPRNTSIPTKKKEGFTTAHDNQASILIKVYQGERTRVSDNHFLGEFLFANIPPAPASSPKIGVCFEIDANGILRVSAEEKATSQTCGITITNENARLSKEEIDRMLQEAMKYRAEDEELKRKMEAKNALEVYVYKLKNALLDQNITTKLSPAQKREMGEAIEEATEWLDCNRFSEVLKFEEKQHHLESIWNPIITKIYK